The proteins below are encoded in one region of Casimicrobium huifangae:
- the zapA gene encoding cell division protein ZapA: MSTTLEATIHGRTFRLAAPDSEARALAEAIAVVEAECALIAQKQPTAEIERVLLLAALELAAKQPAGDIDPRVESRIAAMTANLRRTLAETNAG; encoded by the coding sequence ATGAGCACCACGCTCGAAGCCACCATCCACGGACGTACATTTCGCCTCGCCGCACCGGACTCCGAGGCCAGAGCCTTGGCGGAGGCCATTGCGGTGGTCGAGGCTGAATGCGCACTGATTGCACAGAAGCAACCCACCGCCGAGATCGAGCGTGTGCTATTGCTCGCCGCGCTCGAGCTGGCGGCCAAACAGCCTGCGGGCGACATTGACCCGAGGGTCGAATCCCGCATCGCGGCGATGACGGCCAACCTGCGCCGCACGCTCGCCGAGACCAACGCTGGCTGA
- a CDS encoding sulfite exporter TauE/SafE family protein, whose product MEYINAWFFGYIALGVLVGFLAGLLGIGGGMTMVPILAIMFPAQGFPFETKMQVILATSMATIMFTSISSVRAHNARGAVHWKALWAMAPGILVGSLIGTRIVAMLSTVFLAVFFTCFLFYTGTQMLLNFKPKASRTLPGTAGLFVAGMVVGFLSAMVGAGGGFFSVPFLSWCNVPVHTAIGTSAALGFPIALFTTIGNVMNGWNVPNVPQPSLGYIYLPALVGISITSVLVAPYGARLSHKLPVATLKRIFAVLLYVLGLRMLWGVLVA is encoded by the coding sequence ATGGAATACATCAACGCCTGGTTTTTCGGTTACATCGCGCTGGGCGTGCTGGTCGGCTTTCTCGCCGGGCTGCTGGGCATCGGCGGTGGCATGACGATGGTGCCGATCCTCGCCATCATGTTCCCGGCGCAGGGTTTCCCGTTCGAGACCAAGATGCAGGTGATCCTTGCCACCTCAATGGCGACCATCATGTTCACCTCGATCTCCTCGGTACGTGCGCACAACGCACGGGGTGCGGTGCACTGGAAGGCGCTATGGGCGATGGCGCCGGGCATCCTGGTCGGCAGCCTGATCGGCACCCGCATCGTTGCGATGCTGTCAACCGTGTTTCTCGCGGTGTTCTTCACCTGCTTCCTGTTCTACACCGGCACCCAGATGCTGCTCAACTTCAAGCCGAAAGCGTCGCGAACTTTGCCCGGCACTGCCGGATTGTTTGTCGCGGGTATGGTCGTCGGCTTCCTCTCGGCGATGGTAGGGGCGGGCGGTGGTTTCTTCTCGGTGCCTTTCCTGTCGTGGTGCAACGTCCCGGTGCATACCGCGATCGGCACCTCGGCCGCGCTGGGTTTCCCGATTGCGTTGTTCACCACCATCGGTAATGTGATGAACGGCTGGAACGTGCCCAACGTGCCGCAGCCCTCGCTCGGTTACATCTATCTGCCCGCGCTGGTCGGTATTTCGATCACCAGCGTGCTGGTCGCGCCCTACGGCGCGCGGCTGTCGCACAAGCTGCCGGTCGCCACCCTGAAGCGAATCTTCGCGGTGTTGCTCTACGTGCTCGGCCTGCGCATGCTGTGGGGCGTGCTGGTGGCGTAA
- a CDS encoding EVE domain-containing protein, producing MRYWLMKSEPNEYGIDDLKRDGRSAWFGVRNYQARNFMRDDMKVGDLAFFYHSSCPEPGIAGVCKIAKAAAPDVTQFDKENPHYDPKSKPDNPLWVCVEVAFVKKFELIPLAALRAAPELAEMRILQRGNRLSITPVSDDEWAFITKQLAKAAK from the coding sequence ATGCGCTACTGGCTGATGAAGTCGGAACCCAACGAGTACGGCATTGACGATCTCAAGCGCGATGGCCGGAGTGCGTGGTTTGGTGTGCGCAACTATCAGGCGCGCAACTTCATGCGCGACGACATGAAGGTGGGGGACCTCGCCTTCTTCTATCACTCCAGTTGCCCGGAGCCCGGTATTGCAGGCGTCTGCAAGATCGCCAAGGCTGCAGCGCCGGACGTCACGCAGTTTGACAAGGAAAATCCGCACTACGACCCGAAATCGAAGCCTGACAACCCGCTCTGGGTATGCGTCGAAGTGGCTTTCGTCAAGAAATTTGAGCTGATCCCGCTCGCTGCGCTGCGCGCGGCGCCCGAGCTGGCCGAGATGCGCATCCTGCAACGCGGTAACCGCCTGTCGATCACGCCGGTAAGCGATGACGAGTGGGCCTTCATCACGAAACAGCTCGCCAAAGCGGCGAAGTAG